From the Theobroma cacao cultivar B97-61/B2 chromosome 2, Criollo_cocoa_genome_V2, whole genome shotgun sequence genome, one window contains:
- the LOC18608837 gene encoding ubiquitin thioesterase otubain-like isoform X1: MQNQEGVVADGEKESAVSIPVSEFDDWAKFADDDIMQQQSAFHAEEAKKVPFVGDKEPLTMLAAEYESGSPILLEKIKLLGQQYAAIRRTRGDGNCFFRSFMFSYLEYVLESQDHAEVDRIKGNVEECRKTLQSLGYADFTFEDFFALFLEQLDSVLQGNEDSISQDELIIRSRDQSISDYVVMFFRFVTSGEIRKRSEFFEPFILGLTNATVEQFCKSSVEPMGEESDHVHITALSDALGVPIRVVYLDRSSCDNGGVSVNHHDFVPTLGGHSNATSGSTEPVSPFITLLYRPGHYDILYPK; encoded by the exons ATGCAGAATCAGGAGGGGGTGGTAGCTGATGGAGAAAAGGAGTCCGCTGTATCCATTCCTGTATCTGAATTTGATGATTGGGCAAAATTTGCAGATGATGATATCATGCAGCAACAATCTGCCTTTCATGCTGAGGAAGCCAAGAAAGTTCCATTTGTAGGTGACAAG GAACCTCTCACTATGTTGGCAGCTGAATATGAATCAGGAAGCCCTATCTTGCTAGAGAAAATAAAG TTGCTTGGTCAACAATATGCTGCCATTAGAAGAACGCGAGGAGATGGGAACTGCTTTTTTCGgagttttatgttttcataCCTT GAGTATGTTTTGGAATCACAAGATCATGCTGAGGTTGACCGTATCAAAGGCAATGTTGAAGAATGTAGAAAGACACTTCAGAGCTTAGGTTATGCAGATTTTACATTTGAGGACTTTTTTGCG TTATTCCTTGAGCAGCTGGACAGCGTACTTCAAGGAAATGAAGATTCCATAAG TCAGGATGAGTTAATAATAAGGAGTCGAGATCAGTCAATATCCGACTATG TTGTAATGTTTTTCAGGTTTGTTACCTCTGGTGAAATACGAAAGCGTTCAGAGTTTTTCGAACCTTTTATATTGGGATTGACGAATGCAACAGTGGAGCAG TTTTGCAAATCATCAGTGGAGCCAATGGGTGAAGAGAGTGATCATGTGCACATTACTGCCCTTTCAGATGCATTGGGTGTGCCAATCCGTGTTGTGTACCTTGATCGAAGCTCTTGTGACAATGGTGGTGTCAGTGTAAACCATCATGATTTTGTTCCTACTTTGGGTGGTCATTCAAATGCTACAAGTGGTAGCACTGAGCCCGTCAGTCCTTTTATTACCTTACTGTATCGTCCGGGTCACTATGACATTCTTTATCCAAAATGA
- the LOC18608837 gene encoding ubiquitin thioesterase otubain-like isoform X2 yields the protein MQQQSAFHAEEAKKVPFVGDKEPLTMLAAEYESGSPILLEKIKLLGQQYAAIRRTRGDGNCFFRSFMFSYLEYVLESQDHAEVDRIKGNVEECRKTLQSLGYADFTFEDFFALFLEQLDSVLQGNEDSISQDELIIRSRDQSISDYVVMFFRFVTSGEIRKRSEFFEPFILGLTNATVEQFCKSSVEPMGEESDHVHITALSDALGVPIRVVYLDRSSCDNGGVSVNHHDFVPTLGGHSNATSGSTEPVSPFITLLYRPGHYDILYPK from the exons ATGCAGCAACAATCTGCCTTTCATGCTGAGGAAGCCAAGAAAGTTCCATTTGTAGGTGACAAG GAACCTCTCACTATGTTGGCAGCTGAATATGAATCAGGAAGCCCTATCTTGCTAGAGAAAATAAAG TTGCTTGGTCAACAATATGCTGCCATTAGAAGAACGCGAGGAGATGGGAACTGCTTTTTTCGgagttttatgttttcataCCTT GAGTATGTTTTGGAATCACAAGATCATGCTGAGGTTGACCGTATCAAAGGCAATGTTGAAGAATGTAGAAAGACACTTCAGAGCTTAGGTTATGCAGATTTTACATTTGAGGACTTTTTTGCG TTATTCCTTGAGCAGCTGGACAGCGTACTTCAAGGAAATGAAGATTCCATAAG TCAGGATGAGTTAATAATAAGGAGTCGAGATCAGTCAATATCCGACTATG TTGTAATGTTTTTCAGGTTTGTTACCTCTGGTGAAATACGAAAGCGTTCAGAGTTTTTCGAACCTTTTATATTGGGATTGACGAATGCAACAGTGGAGCAG TTTTGCAAATCATCAGTGGAGCCAATGGGTGAAGAGAGTGATCATGTGCACATTACTGCCCTTTCAGATGCATTGGGTGTGCCAATCCGTGTTGTGTACCTTGATCGAAGCTCTTGTGACAATGGTGGTGTCAGTGTAAACCATCATGATTTTGTTCCTACTTTGGGTGGTCATTCAAATGCTACAAGTGGTAGCACTGAGCCCGTCAGTCCTTTTATTACCTTACTGTATCGTCCGGGTCACTATGACATTCTTTATCCAAAATGA
- the LOC18608838 gene encoding protein MEI2-like 4 isoform X3 produces the protein MEKIIPVESQRTRYLEHTEPFTKQDQNVNLCIDSHAVGAERVSNQSLKLLRPMNQGPGTKLSFNGDHEFHFAEGNKVNTMTSQYENSLFSSSFTELFTRKLRLASHNSLYGHSIDTVASHYEEEELEPFESVEELEAQTIGNLLPNDDDLFSGVTEGLDFIVLPNSAEEAEELDVFSSVGGMDLGDDGSTFVRKNSEFPGESHLALCNGSVVGEYPCGEHPSRTLFVRNINSNVEDSELKALFEQYGDIRTLYTSCKQRGFVMISYYDIRAAGNAMKALQNRPLRCRKLDIHYSIPKDNPSEKDENQGTLVVFNLDSSVSNDELHQVFGAYGEIKEIRETPHRGQHKFIEFYDVRSAEAALHALNRSDIAGKQIKVEPSYPGGSRKCSVQQLPSEQRDECCPYEQPRSPSNNTTAAFSVGPNSSNNKDNGASLGVNSAIQAPFLESTIHHGISSSMSNSVTSMVRVGSTGNQSVIAESGHLQGQLKSDVQGAPTFHPHSLPEYQNGLSRGVHSNSSGPMAASINSKPLEIIDNRPLSRISSSGHSFEFRKAGLPSPGNGSHLPGHHYAWSNSYHRQPPGMMWPNSPSLVNGICAAHPTAQLDGLPRVPSHMMNTGLPINNHHVGSAPTVNPSFWERRHAYAGESPETSTFLPGSLGCMRGSNNSPHSMELISHNIFPHVGGNFMDLSMSQKDVGLQLLHPKSTVYNARGQMIPIMNSVDSPHERARSRRNEGSINQADRKQYELDIDRIIRGKDKRTTVMIKNIPNKYTSKMLLAAIDERHRGTYDFIYLPIDFKNKCNVGYAFINMIDPSQIIPFYEAFNGKKWEKFNSEKVASLAYARIQGKAALIAHFQNSSLMNEDKRCRPILFNTDGPNAGDQVPFPMGVNVRTRPGKAPSPSHEENDHESPSKLENEENSSNGETCSSKE, from the exons ATGGAGAAAATTATTCCAGTGGAAAGTCAGAGAACAAGATATCTGGAGCATACTGAGCCATTCACCAAGCAAGACCAGAATGTGAATCTATGCATAGATAGCCATGCAGTGGGAGCAGAGAGAGTGTCCAATCAGTCATTAAAGTTGTTGAGACCTATGAACCAAGGTCCAGgaacaaaattgagttttaatGGAGATCATGAATTTCATTTTGCAGAAGGGAACAAAGTTAACACCATGACTTCCCAGTATGAGAACAGTCTCTTTTCAAGCTCGTTTACAGAGTTATTTACTAGGAAGT TGAGATTAGCTTCACACAATTCTCTATATGGGCATTCAATTGATACTGTTGCTTCACACTATGAGGAAGAGGAACTGGAACCGTTTGAATCCGTTGAAGAACTTGAGGCCCAAACCATTGGAAATCTTCTGCCTAATGATGATGACTTGTTTTCTGGAGTGACTGAAGGACTTGATTTCATTGTCCTACCAAATAGTGCAGAGGAGGCAGAAGAGCTAGATGTTTTCAGCAGTGTCGGAGGGATGGATTTAGGAGATGATGGTTCCACTTTTGTGCGAAAAAATTCTGAATTTCCTGGGGAAAGTCACCTGGCGTTATGTAATGGTTCAGTAGTAGGAGAATACCCGTGTGGTGAACACCCTTCTAGAACACTGTTTGTGAGAAACATAAACAGTAATGTTGAAGATTCTGAATTAAAGGCCCTTTTTGAG CAATACGGTGACATTCGTACTCTTTACACTAGTTGCAAGCAACGTGGTTTTGTTATGATCTCTTATTATGATATTAGAGCGGCAGGAAATGCAATGAAAGCTCTCCAGAATAGACCGTTGAGGTGTAGGAAACttgacattcattactcaATTCCAAAG GATAATCCTTCAGAGAAGGATGAAAATCAAGGCACTTTAGTTGTATTTAACCTTGATTCATCTGTTTCAAATGATGAACTTCATCAGGTTTTTGGTGCCTATGGAGAAATCAAGGAG ATACGTGAAACACCACACAGAGGTCAACACAAATTCATTGAGTTTTATGATGTTAGATCTGCTGAGGCTGCTCTTCATGCATTGAACAGGAGTGATATTGCTGGGAAGCAGATTAAGGTTGAGCCTAGTTATCCTGGGGGTTCAAGAAAATG TTCGGTGCAACAGCTTCCTTCAGAGCAGCGAGATGAATGTTGCCCTTATGAGCAACCACGTAGTCCCTCTAATAACACAACTGCGGCATTTTCTG TTGGGCCAAACTCATCAAATAATAAGGATAATGGAGCTAGTTTGGGGGTGAACTCTGCTATTCAAGCCCCTTTTTTGGAATCGACAATTCATCATGGAATCTCTTCCAGCATGTCGAACAGTGTAACCTCCATGGTTAGAGTGGGATCAACTGGCAATCAATCAGTCATTGCTGAGTCAGGTCACCTGCAAGGTCAACTCAAATCTGATGTCCAAGGGGCACCGACCTTTCATCCTCATTCACTACCAGAGTATCAGAATGGTTTAAGCCGAGGTGTTCACTCCAATTCTTCAGGCCCCATGGCTGCAAGCATTAATTCCAAACCACTGGAAATAATTGATAATAGGCCATTGTCCAGAATTAGCTCAAGTGGGCACTCATTTGAATTTAGGAAAGCTG GTCTTCCATCTCCTGGAAACGGGAGCCATCTTCCTGGACATCATTATGCATGGAGTAACTCTTATCACCGCCAGCCTCCAGGCATGATGTGGCCTAACTCACCTTCATTAGTTAATGGAATTTGTGCTGCTCACCCTACGGCACAGCTTGATGGACTTCCTAGGGTACCATCTCATATGATGAACACTGGTCTACCCATAAATAACCACCATGTGGGATCAGCACCAACTGTTAATCCTTCTTTTTGGGAAAGGCGACATGCCTATGCAGGGGAATCTCCTGAGACTTCTACTTTTCTTCCGGGTTCTCTTGGCTGTATGAGAGGTTCTAATAACTCGCCACATTCTATGGAGTTAATTTCTCATAATATCTTTCCTCATGTTGGTGGAAACTTTATGGACCTATCAATGTCTCAAAAAGATGTAGGACTCCAGTTACTTCACCCAAAGTCCACAGTGTATAATGCGAGAGGCCAAATGATTCCGATTATGAATTCAGTTGATTCTCCTCATGAACGTGCTAGAAGCCGGAGGAATGAGGGCAGTATTAATCAGGCTGACAGGAAGCAGTACGAACTTGATATTGACCGCATAATACGGGGGAAAGACAAGAGAACAACAGTTATGATAAAGAACATTCCTAACAA GTATACCTCAAAGATGCTTTTGGCTGCAATTGACGAACGCCATCGAGGAACTTATGATTTCATTTATTTGCCAATTGATTTCAAG AATAAATGCAATGTCGGATATGCCTTTATCAACATGATTGATCCTAGCCAAATTATTCCCTTTTATGAG GCATTCAATGGAAAGAAGTGGGAGAAGTTCAACAGTGAGAAGGTGGCATCACTTGCTTATGCTCGTATTCAAGGAAAAGCAGCCCTTATTGCACATTTTCAGAATTCGAGCTTGATGAATGAGGATAAGAGATGCCGACCTATACTCTTTAACACTGACGGCCCCAATGCAGGTGATCAG GTGCCATTCCCAATGGGGGTTAACGTTCGAACAAGACCTGGAAAAGCACCTTCCCCAAGCCATGAGGAGAACGATCATGAAAGCCCTTCAAAattggaaaatgaagagaattcTTCCAATGGAGAAACTTGTTCTTCAAAGGAATGA
- the LOC18608838 gene encoding protein MEI2-like 4 isoform X1: MPSEIMDLQSLSSPSFFSDDIRFSSEQRQVGFWKSDTVLDQRACKKPVASSTMEKIIPVESQRTRYLEHTEPFTKQDQNVNLCIDSHAVGAERVSNQSLKLLRPMNQGPGTKLSFNGDHEFHFAEGNKVNTMTSQYENSLFSSSFTELFTRKLRLASHNSLYGHSIDTVASHYEEEELEPFESVEELEAQTIGNLLPNDDDLFSGVTEGLDFIVLPNSAEEAEELDVFSSVGGMDLGDDGSTFVRKNSEFPGESHLALCNGSVVGEYPCGEHPSRTLFVRNINSNVEDSELKALFEQYGDIRTLYTSCKQRGFVMISYYDIRAAGNAMKALQNRPLRCRKLDIHYSIPKDNPSEKDENQGTLVVFNLDSSVSNDELHQVFGAYGEIKEIRETPHRGQHKFIEFYDVRSAEAALHALNRSDIAGKQIKVEPSYPGGSRKCSVQQLPSEQRDECCPYEQPRSPSNNTTAAFSVGPNSSNNKDNGASLGVNSAIQAPFLESTIHHGISSSMSNSVTSMVRVGSTGNQSVIAESGHLQGQLKSDVQGAPTFHPHSLPEYQNGLSRGVHSNSSGPMAASINSKPLEIIDNRPLSRISSSGHSFEFRKAGLPSPGNGSHLPGHHYAWSNSYHRQPPGMMWPNSPSLVNGICAAHPTAQLDGLPRVPSHMMNTGLPINNHHVGSAPTVNPSFWERRHAYAGESPETSTFLPGSLGCMRGSNNSPHSMELISHNIFPHVGGNFMDLSMSQKDVGLQLLHPKSTVYNARGQMIPIMNSVDSPHERARSRRNEGSINQADRKQYELDIDRIIRGKDKRTTVMIKNIPNKYTSKMLLAAIDERHRGTYDFIYLPIDFKNKCNVGYAFINMIDPSQIIPFYEAFNGKKWEKFNSEKVASLAYARIQGKAALIAHFQNSSLMNEDKRCRPILFNTDGPNAGDQVPFPMGVNVRTRPGKAPSPSHEENDHESPSKLENEENSSNGETCSSKE; this comes from the exons ATGCCATCTGAGATAATGGACCTTCAGAGTTTGTCTTCACCATCCTTCTTCTCTGATGATATACGTTTTTCCAGTGAG CAAAGGCAGGTTGGGTTTTGGAAATCGGACACCGTGCTTGATCAGCGTG CTTGTAAGAAGCCCGTCGCTTCATCAACCATGGAGAAAATTATTCCAGTGGAAAGTCAGAGAACAAGATATCTGGAGCATACTGAGCCATTCACCAAGCAAGACCAGAATGTGAATCTATGCATAGATAGCCATGCAGTGGGAGCAGAGAGAGTGTCCAATCAGTCATTAAAGTTGTTGAGACCTATGAACCAAGGTCCAGgaacaaaattgagttttaatGGAGATCATGAATTTCATTTTGCAGAAGGGAACAAAGTTAACACCATGACTTCCCAGTATGAGAACAGTCTCTTTTCAAGCTCGTTTACAGAGTTATTTACTAGGAAGT TGAGATTAGCTTCACACAATTCTCTATATGGGCATTCAATTGATACTGTTGCTTCACACTATGAGGAAGAGGAACTGGAACCGTTTGAATCCGTTGAAGAACTTGAGGCCCAAACCATTGGAAATCTTCTGCCTAATGATGATGACTTGTTTTCTGGAGTGACTGAAGGACTTGATTTCATTGTCCTACCAAATAGTGCAGAGGAGGCAGAAGAGCTAGATGTTTTCAGCAGTGTCGGAGGGATGGATTTAGGAGATGATGGTTCCACTTTTGTGCGAAAAAATTCTGAATTTCCTGGGGAAAGTCACCTGGCGTTATGTAATGGTTCAGTAGTAGGAGAATACCCGTGTGGTGAACACCCTTCTAGAACACTGTTTGTGAGAAACATAAACAGTAATGTTGAAGATTCTGAATTAAAGGCCCTTTTTGAG CAATACGGTGACATTCGTACTCTTTACACTAGTTGCAAGCAACGTGGTTTTGTTATGATCTCTTATTATGATATTAGAGCGGCAGGAAATGCAATGAAAGCTCTCCAGAATAGACCGTTGAGGTGTAGGAAACttgacattcattactcaATTCCAAAG GATAATCCTTCAGAGAAGGATGAAAATCAAGGCACTTTAGTTGTATTTAACCTTGATTCATCTGTTTCAAATGATGAACTTCATCAGGTTTTTGGTGCCTATGGAGAAATCAAGGAG ATACGTGAAACACCACACAGAGGTCAACACAAATTCATTGAGTTTTATGATGTTAGATCTGCTGAGGCTGCTCTTCATGCATTGAACAGGAGTGATATTGCTGGGAAGCAGATTAAGGTTGAGCCTAGTTATCCTGGGGGTTCAAGAAAATG TTCGGTGCAACAGCTTCCTTCAGAGCAGCGAGATGAATGTTGCCCTTATGAGCAACCACGTAGTCCCTCTAATAACACAACTGCGGCATTTTCTG TTGGGCCAAACTCATCAAATAATAAGGATAATGGAGCTAGTTTGGGGGTGAACTCTGCTATTCAAGCCCCTTTTTTGGAATCGACAATTCATCATGGAATCTCTTCCAGCATGTCGAACAGTGTAACCTCCATGGTTAGAGTGGGATCAACTGGCAATCAATCAGTCATTGCTGAGTCAGGTCACCTGCAAGGTCAACTCAAATCTGATGTCCAAGGGGCACCGACCTTTCATCCTCATTCACTACCAGAGTATCAGAATGGTTTAAGCCGAGGTGTTCACTCCAATTCTTCAGGCCCCATGGCTGCAAGCATTAATTCCAAACCACTGGAAATAATTGATAATAGGCCATTGTCCAGAATTAGCTCAAGTGGGCACTCATTTGAATTTAGGAAAGCTG GTCTTCCATCTCCTGGAAACGGGAGCCATCTTCCTGGACATCATTATGCATGGAGTAACTCTTATCACCGCCAGCCTCCAGGCATGATGTGGCCTAACTCACCTTCATTAGTTAATGGAATTTGTGCTGCTCACCCTACGGCACAGCTTGATGGACTTCCTAGGGTACCATCTCATATGATGAACACTGGTCTACCCATAAATAACCACCATGTGGGATCAGCACCAACTGTTAATCCTTCTTTTTGGGAAAGGCGACATGCCTATGCAGGGGAATCTCCTGAGACTTCTACTTTTCTTCCGGGTTCTCTTGGCTGTATGAGAGGTTCTAATAACTCGCCACATTCTATGGAGTTAATTTCTCATAATATCTTTCCTCATGTTGGTGGAAACTTTATGGACCTATCAATGTCTCAAAAAGATGTAGGACTCCAGTTACTTCACCCAAAGTCCACAGTGTATAATGCGAGAGGCCAAATGATTCCGATTATGAATTCAGTTGATTCTCCTCATGAACGTGCTAGAAGCCGGAGGAATGAGGGCAGTATTAATCAGGCTGACAGGAAGCAGTACGAACTTGATATTGACCGCATAATACGGGGGAAAGACAAGAGAACAACAGTTATGATAAAGAACATTCCTAACAA GTATACCTCAAAGATGCTTTTGGCTGCAATTGACGAACGCCATCGAGGAACTTATGATTTCATTTATTTGCCAATTGATTTCAAG AATAAATGCAATGTCGGATATGCCTTTATCAACATGATTGATCCTAGCCAAATTATTCCCTTTTATGAG GCATTCAATGGAAAGAAGTGGGAGAAGTTCAACAGTGAGAAGGTGGCATCACTTGCTTATGCTCGTATTCAAGGAAAAGCAGCCCTTATTGCACATTTTCAGAATTCGAGCTTGATGAATGAGGATAAGAGATGCCGACCTATACTCTTTAACACTGACGGCCCCAATGCAGGTGATCAG GTGCCATTCCCAATGGGGGTTAACGTTCGAACAAGACCTGGAAAAGCACCTTCCCCAAGCCATGAGGAGAACGATCATGAAAGCCCTTCAAAattggaaaatgaagagaattcTTCCAATGGAGAAACTTGTTCTTCAAAGGAATGA
- the LOC18608838 gene encoding protein MEI2-like 4 isoform X2, whose product MIYVFPVRQVGFWKSDTVLDQRACKKPVASSTMEKIIPVESQRTRYLEHTEPFTKQDQNVNLCIDSHAVGAERVSNQSLKLLRPMNQGPGTKLSFNGDHEFHFAEGNKVNTMTSQYENSLFSSSFTELFTRKLRLASHNSLYGHSIDTVASHYEEEELEPFESVEELEAQTIGNLLPNDDDLFSGVTEGLDFIVLPNSAEEAEELDVFSSVGGMDLGDDGSTFVRKNSEFPGESHLALCNGSVVGEYPCGEHPSRTLFVRNINSNVEDSELKALFEQYGDIRTLYTSCKQRGFVMISYYDIRAAGNAMKALQNRPLRCRKLDIHYSIPKDNPSEKDENQGTLVVFNLDSSVSNDELHQVFGAYGEIKEIRETPHRGQHKFIEFYDVRSAEAALHALNRSDIAGKQIKVEPSYPGGSRKCSVQQLPSEQRDECCPYEQPRSPSNNTTAAFSVGPNSSNNKDNGASLGVNSAIQAPFLESTIHHGISSSMSNSVTSMVRVGSTGNQSVIAESGHLQGQLKSDVQGAPTFHPHSLPEYQNGLSRGVHSNSSGPMAASINSKPLEIIDNRPLSRISSSGHSFEFRKAGLPSPGNGSHLPGHHYAWSNSYHRQPPGMMWPNSPSLVNGICAAHPTAQLDGLPRVPSHMMNTGLPINNHHVGSAPTVNPSFWERRHAYAGESPETSTFLPGSLGCMRGSNNSPHSMELISHNIFPHVGGNFMDLSMSQKDVGLQLLHPKSTVYNARGQMIPIMNSVDSPHERARSRRNEGSINQADRKQYELDIDRIIRGKDKRTTVMIKNIPNKYTSKMLLAAIDERHRGTYDFIYLPIDFKNKCNVGYAFINMIDPSQIIPFYEAFNGKKWEKFNSEKVASLAYARIQGKAALIAHFQNSSLMNEDKRCRPILFNTDGPNAGDQVPFPMGVNVRTRPGKAPSPSHEENDHESPSKLENEENSSNGETCSSKE is encoded by the exons ATGATATACGTTTTTCCAGTGAG GCAGGTTGGGTTTTGGAAATCGGACACCGTGCTTGATCAGCGTG CTTGTAAGAAGCCCGTCGCTTCATCAACCATGGAGAAAATTATTCCAGTGGAAAGTCAGAGAACAAGATATCTGGAGCATACTGAGCCATTCACCAAGCAAGACCAGAATGTGAATCTATGCATAGATAGCCATGCAGTGGGAGCAGAGAGAGTGTCCAATCAGTCATTAAAGTTGTTGAGACCTATGAACCAAGGTCCAGgaacaaaattgagttttaatGGAGATCATGAATTTCATTTTGCAGAAGGGAACAAAGTTAACACCATGACTTCCCAGTATGAGAACAGTCTCTTTTCAAGCTCGTTTACAGAGTTATTTACTAGGAAGT TGAGATTAGCTTCACACAATTCTCTATATGGGCATTCAATTGATACTGTTGCTTCACACTATGAGGAAGAGGAACTGGAACCGTTTGAATCCGTTGAAGAACTTGAGGCCCAAACCATTGGAAATCTTCTGCCTAATGATGATGACTTGTTTTCTGGAGTGACTGAAGGACTTGATTTCATTGTCCTACCAAATAGTGCAGAGGAGGCAGAAGAGCTAGATGTTTTCAGCAGTGTCGGAGGGATGGATTTAGGAGATGATGGTTCCACTTTTGTGCGAAAAAATTCTGAATTTCCTGGGGAAAGTCACCTGGCGTTATGTAATGGTTCAGTAGTAGGAGAATACCCGTGTGGTGAACACCCTTCTAGAACACTGTTTGTGAGAAACATAAACAGTAATGTTGAAGATTCTGAATTAAAGGCCCTTTTTGAG CAATACGGTGACATTCGTACTCTTTACACTAGTTGCAAGCAACGTGGTTTTGTTATGATCTCTTATTATGATATTAGAGCGGCAGGAAATGCAATGAAAGCTCTCCAGAATAGACCGTTGAGGTGTAGGAAACttgacattcattactcaATTCCAAAG GATAATCCTTCAGAGAAGGATGAAAATCAAGGCACTTTAGTTGTATTTAACCTTGATTCATCTGTTTCAAATGATGAACTTCATCAGGTTTTTGGTGCCTATGGAGAAATCAAGGAG ATACGTGAAACACCACACAGAGGTCAACACAAATTCATTGAGTTTTATGATGTTAGATCTGCTGAGGCTGCTCTTCATGCATTGAACAGGAGTGATATTGCTGGGAAGCAGATTAAGGTTGAGCCTAGTTATCCTGGGGGTTCAAGAAAATG TTCGGTGCAACAGCTTCCTTCAGAGCAGCGAGATGAATGTTGCCCTTATGAGCAACCACGTAGTCCCTCTAATAACACAACTGCGGCATTTTCTG TTGGGCCAAACTCATCAAATAATAAGGATAATGGAGCTAGTTTGGGGGTGAACTCTGCTATTCAAGCCCCTTTTTTGGAATCGACAATTCATCATGGAATCTCTTCCAGCATGTCGAACAGTGTAACCTCCATGGTTAGAGTGGGATCAACTGGCAATCAATCAGTCATTGCTGAGTCAGGTCACCTGCAAGGTCAACTCAAATCTGATGTCCAAGGGGCACCGACCTTTCATCCTCATTCACTACCAGAGTATCAGAATGGTTTAAGCCGAGGTGTTCACTCCAATTCTTCAGGCCCCATGGCTGCAAGCATTAATTCCAAACCACTGGAAATAATTGATAATAGGCCATTGTCCAGAATTAGCTCAAGTGGGCACTCATTTGAATTTAGGAAAGCTG GTCTTCCATCTCCTGGAAACGGGAGCCATCTTCCTGGACATCATTATGCATGGAGTAACTCTTATCACCGCCAGCCTCCAGGCATGATGTGGCCTAACTCACCTTCATTAGTTAATGGAATTTGTGCTGCTCACCCTACGGCACAGCTTGATGGACTTCCTAGGGTACCATCTCATATGATGAACACTGGTCTACCCATAAATAACCACCATGTGGGATCAGCACCAACTGTTAATCCTTCTTTTTGGGAAAGGCGACATGCCTATGCAGGGGAATCTCCTGAGACTTCTACTTTTCTTCCGGGTTCTCTTGGCTGTATGAGAGGTTCTAATAACTCGCCACATTCTATGGAGTTAATTTCTCATAATATCTTTCCTCATGTTGGTGGAAACTTTATGGACCTATCAATGTCTCAAAAAGATGTAGGACTCCAGTTACTTCACCCAAAGTCCACAGTGTATAATGCGAGAGGCCAAATGATTCCGATTATGAATTCAGTTGATTCTCCTCATGAACGTGCTAGAAGCCGGAGGAATGAGGGCAGTATTAATCAGGCTGACAGGAAGCAGTACGAACTTGATATTGACCGCATAATACGGGGGAAAGACAAGAGAACAACAGTTATGATAAAGAACATTCCTAACAA GTATACCTCAAAGATGCTTTTGGCTGCAATTGACGAACGCCATCGAGGAACTTATGATTTCATTTATTTGCCAATTGATTTCAAG AATAAATGCAATGTCGGATATGCCTTTATCAACATGATTGATCCTAGCCAAATTATTCCCTTTTATGAG GCATTCAATGGAAAGAAGTGGGAGAAGTTCAACAGTGAGAAGGTGGCATCACTTGCTTATGCTCGTATTCAAGGAAAAGCAGCCCTTATTGCACATTTTCAGAATTCGAGCTTGATGAATGAGGATAAGAGATGCCGACCTATACTCTTTAACACTGACGGCCCCAATGCAGGTGATCAG GTGCCATTCCCAATGGGGGTTAACGTTCGAACAAGACCTGGAAAAGCACCTTCCCCAAGCCATGAGGAGAACGATCATGAAAGCCCTTCAAAattggaaaatgaagagaattcTTCCAATGGAGAAACTTGTTCTTCAAAGGAATGA